The DNA sequence taaacccaGATCTAAGAGGgagattaacctaatcctaatcctaattctagagagaagtgagagcttctctctctaaaactaactctaaaactaaactatgactaattggTACTAACATCTCATCCTCATAATAATGTCTTCCCCTTaaaccttcatccttttattcctttctcttagcaattggcgccaaaaatgggttcagaaccctctcaaatcgccaggcacgtgttgcattaatgaagtcatgtgccaccatcggcgcgtgcgcgcacggtacgcgtgcgcgtccctggcctgcttctcaattctttggctttttgtgcttctctccacttgcatgctttcttccttgcttcctttgatccatgcctagcctatttcaacctgagattactagcaaacacatcaaggcatcttatggaatcaaagaagaactagaattcatcaaaataaggcttaaaaagcatgttttttacacttaagcacaaatatgggagagataacaaaaccatgctaattcataggctaaatgtaacaaaaggttatcaaaacactctaaactcaatacaaaataaaccgtcaaattggggtttgtcagtctTGTCAGAAGCCTTCTCTTTTTTGGTTGCCATCCTGaggaaggaagaaagagaaggagtgtcaaaaatagaTAGCTAAAAACCGGAATGAAGAGAGttcaagtgataatgaatgctaaagaaaagataatatcttaaatacaaggtagctacaacatgcaagtaagACATCAATTAAAATCATGAAGGCATATCATAACAACTAGATGTGAGAGGGTTAAAAGCATGCAAGGAAcaagcatgagaagcatagctcaagcatcaatatCAACAATAATGATCACATGTAACAAAATAATGAGCACTTTTATGTTGACAATTAGTGACTAATATACTCAATACACATGGATTGCAagggttgtgaaaaagaggcattaaagtgtaagaatacaataggaaagaattcaaaaatgccatgagagctttttcacaaatacttgGTGTGCAATTAAAAAATAGGAAGGTAATTAATCCAAGCATATATGAGACCCAAAATAAAGTGTCAATTGTCAAAGCACTCCTCGTAATAAAATATAGCAAAATAATcacccaaataaagctccaacaccaacataaaaatgcaagataaaagaatgaaaaaggaatgaaaaataacaaagctaatataaaattaaaaataaataaaattgttaaatacaataaataaaagtagaatgaACAagtagaagagaggaagaaaagaaaccttAAAGAAAAGTTGGAGAGAGGGGAATAAATGGAAGTAAGAATGAGAGAAGAGGggtaggaagagaagaagaaaggaaaggaaatcGTAGCTGCCGGAGTTAGTAGTCTCCGGTGGTCGTCCACCGGTGGTGgtggaagaagggaagaagaagaaagtaagaaggagggaagaagaagaatgaagagaagagaagaagaatctggattagtaaaagagaagaagaatggaAGAATGAAAATGCAAGCGATTAAGTGATGTGGCGcatatgacgcgcacgcgtcgcttgtGCGTACACCTGGGTGGGAAAAAATGCAAGCGACGCGTAagtgtcggtcacgcgtacgcgtgaccactgTTCGTGCTAGACGCACGTTTCTAGCACCATggccgcacaactctctgcccattTCACCAATTTACGTCGATTTgcatcccacgcgtacgcgtgggtcatgcgtacgcgtgggtcatgcgtacgcgtggggtggcttGTGCGCCAGGCACCCCTCCCGCTTGTTTCCAGCGTAACTCTCGATCCATTTTCAATATAGAGCGAACCTCCATATGATGCGTGCGAatcgctgacgcttacgcgtcggaggcacttatatatatatatagaaaagtaaAGGTAACCATGCAGAATTAGAATTTAAcactaatataattaaaataaaactaataaaaaaagaagatcataccatggtgtgttacctcccacctagcatttttctttaacgtccttaagttggatggtccATAAGCTCAGTCCTCTTCCTGTGCTGGATCCTTCAAGAGGATCTTCAGCTCCTTGTTGTTCTTCATCTTCGCACCATGATGCAGCTTCAGGTGGTGTCCATTGACTTTGAAGAAGGTGGGGCTTGAGGGGTGACTCAGGTGGACAACTCCGTATGGTTTCACCTTCTCCACCACGTAAGGTCCATCCCACCTTGACCGCAGCTTGCCTGGCATTAATCTCAGCCTAGAGTTGTAGAGAAGGACTTGATCCCCAGCTCTAAACTCTCTCCGCTTGATGTTCTTGTCATGCACTGCCTTCACCTTTTCCTTATAGAGGCTTGAGTTCTCATACGTCTCTAGTCGAAGGCATTCCAATTCttgtagttgcagcttcctttctaTTCCAGCTCCTCCTAATCCTGAGTTGCTTTCCTTCACAGCCCAGTAAgctttgtgttccacctctaccgaaaggtgacaagcttttccatagacTAGGCGGAACAGACTCATGTCGATGGGTGTCTTGTACACAGTCCTATAAGCCCAAAGCGCATTTGCAAGTCTAGCACTCCAATCCTTCCGATGAGGCTTCACAATCTTCTCTAGTATGTGCTTTATCTCCCTATTGGAcactgaagagagaacttttgcatggtctagaattcagaataaatttccgttgcaagtatagcttctaaaccaacaaaagtcctttcttacaaacattttggttgtcacaagtaacaaacccctaaataaattgataaccgaagtatttaaacctcgggtcatcttcttaaggaattgcagggatgtatgttcttattattggttatgagtcttgtaaattgggggtcttgaaagtaaggaacaagtatgttaaatgataagaaaaataaaatagtaatgataaaataaactcttggcaaggtattagaatcggaattcctatcctagttat is a window from the Arachis hypogaea cultivar Tifrunner chromosome 1, arahy.Tifrunner.gnm2.J5K5, whole genome shotgun sequence genome containing:
- the LOC112735212 gene encoding uncharacterized protein, giving the protein MLDLLSEIKDRSGSHNLVADHLSRIEHIKSDSTPINDAFPLDSLQAISEGIDFMGPFPKSNVSNREIKHILEKIVKPHRKDWSARLANALWAYRTVYKTPIDMSLFRLVYGKACHLSVEVEHKAYWAVKESNSGLGGAGIERKLQLQELECLRLETYENSSLYKEKVKAVHDKNIKRREFRAGDQVLLYNSRLRLMPGKLRSRWDGPYVVEKVKPYGVVHLSHPSSPTFFKVNGHHLKLHHGAKMKNNKELKILLKDPAQEED